One segment of Bradyrhizobium sp. CB2312 DNA contains the following:
- a CDS encoding DedA family protein — protein MEQFAHALADFVRAHQVWAAPIVFLLAFGESLAFISLLIPAWGALVAIGALIGASGISFYPVWIAGGLGAALGDWVSYWFGYRYKEQVAQMWPLSRYPELLPKGEAFVRSWGVPSIFIGRFFGPLRASVPLAAGIFEMPYWSFQAANFISALVWAAALLLFGDVMAKLMEWIWSLI, from the coding sequence ATGGAGCAGTTTGCGCACGCCCTGGCCGACTTCGTGCGCGCTCACCAGGTCTGGGCTGCCCCGATCGTGTTCCTGCTCGCCTTCGGCGAGTCGCTCGCCTTCATCTCGCTGCTGATCCCGGCCTGGGGCGCTCTGGTGGCGATCGGCGCGCTGATCGGGGCGAGCGGGATCAGCTTCTATCCGGTCTGGATCGCCGGCGGCCTTGGGGCGGCGCTCGGCGACTGGGTCTCTTACTGGTTCGGTTATCGCTACAAGGAGCAGGTCGCGCAGATGTGGCCGCTCTCGCGCTATCCGGAGCTCTTGCCGAAGGGCGAGGCCTTCGTGCGCAGCTGGGGCGTGCCGAGCATCTTCATCGGCCGCTTCTTCGGGCCCTTGCGCGCCTCGGTGCCGCTCGCAGCCGGCATCTTCGAGATGCCTTATTGGAGCTTTCAGGCCGCCAATTTCATCTCCGCGCTGGTCTGGGCGGCGGCGCTGCTGCTGTTCGGCGATGTGATGGCCAAGCTGATGGAATGGATCTGGAGCCTGATCTGA
- a CDS encoding FMN-binding negative transcriptional regulator, translated as MYTPPFFRQDRAASLKFAEERGFGTMCAFDGHKPVASPLPFYLTYAADGTPKAAFHVARHNPLLKLAGGGASWLLAVNGPDAYVSPDWYVSPDQVPTWLYQSVHLSGPVRPLSEDELSVQIDTLSDKFENWLLPKKPWTSAKMTAGRLEALKKGIVGLVMTVEEVEGSFKLNQHKSDADYTAIANALGAQPTADAREIAQLMQDVRPEAFVNETNMLERSAP; from the coding sequence ATGTACACGCCACCCTTTTTTAGACAGGACCGCGCCGCGAGCCTGAAATTCGCCGAGGAGCGCGGCTTCGGCACGATGTGCGCCTTCGACGGCCACAAGCCGGTGGCCTCGCCGCTGCCGTTCTATCTGACCTACGCCGCCGACGGCACGCCGAAGGCCGCCTTTCATGTCGCCCGTCACAATCCGCTGCTAAAGCTTGCGGGCGGCGGTGCGTCCTGGCTGCTCGCGGTCAACGGCCCCGATGCCTATGTATCGCCGGACTGGTACGTCTCGCCGGACCAGGTGCCGACTTGGCTGTACCAGTCGGTGCATCTGAGCGGGCCGGTGCGTCCGTTGTCGGAGGACGAGCTGTCGGTGCAGATCGATACGCTCAGCGACAAGTTCGAGAACTGGCTGCTGCCGAAGAAGCCCTGGACATCGGCCAAGATGACGGCGGGCCGGCTTGAGGCGCTGAAGAAGGGGATCGTGGGTCTGGTCATGACGGTTGAAGAGGTTGAAGGCAGCTTCAAGCTCAACCAGCACAAGTCGGACGCCGACTATACGGCGATCGCCAATGCGCTCGGGGCACAGCCCACCGCCGACGCCAGAGAGATCGCACAATTGATGCAGGACGTGAGGCCGGAGGCCTTCGTGAACGAAACCAACATGCTCGAAAGGAGCGCGCCATGA
- a CDS encoding MBL fold metallo-hydrolase has translation MTEITRRATLAGAAASALLPFVKTSPASAAAPPAATQNASFYRYNVGTHQITVVCDGVATVNLTDNYAAGASKDDINKVFAEHHLPADKVTHTFNPVVVNTGPKLVVIDTGLGPDQFTQTKGKLGQFHNNLAAASIDRAAVDTVIISHFHGDHINGLLAAENKPAFPNAEIMVPAAEWKFWMDDGEMSKGTGNPILESNFKNIRRVFDALGRKVTQYEPDKEVAPGITSVASPGHTPGHNSFIVASGAEKVLVQVDITAGAAFLFVRHPEWNIASDVDKPLAQETRRKLYDMAIAEKMPIQAFHAAFPGLVRVEKDKDGAGYRWIPSIWNASL, from the coding sequence ATGACCGAGATTACCCGTCGCGCAACGCTGGCCGGTGCCGCCGCCTCGGCGCTCCTGCCCTTCGTGAAGACCTCGCCCGCGAGCGCCGCCGCGCCCCCGGCCGCGACCCAGAACGCGAGCTTTTACCGCTACAATGTCGGCACCCACCAGATCACCGTGGTCTGCGACGGCGTCGCCACCGTCAACCTGACTGACAATTACGCAGCCGGCGCCAGCAAGGACGACATCAACAAGGTGTTCGCCGAACATCACCTGCCGGCCGACAAGGTCACCCACACCTTCAACCCCGTTGTCGTCAACACCGGACCGAAGCTCGTGGTCATCGACACCGGTCTCGGGCCCGACCAGTTCACGCAGACCAAGGGCAAGCTCGGCCAGTTCCACAACAACCTCGCCGCCGCCAGCATCGACCGTGCGGCGGTCGACACCGTCATCATCTCCCACTTCCACGGCGACCACATCAACGGCTTGCTCGCGGCCGAGAACAAGCCCGCCTTCCCCAATGCCGAGATCATGGTGCCGGCGGCGGAATGGAAATTCTGGATGGACGACGGCGAGATGAGCAAGGGGACGGGCAATCCGATCCTCGAGAGCAACTTCAAGAACATCCGCCGCGTGTTCGACGCGCTCGGCCGCAAGGTGACGCAATACGAGCCCGACAAGGAGGTTGCGCCCGGCATCACCTCGGTGGCGAGCCCCGGCCACACGCCGGGCCACAACTCCTTCATCGTCGCCTCCGGCGCGGAGAAGGTGCTGGTGCAGGTCGACATCACCGCAGGCGCGGCGTTCCTGTTCGTGAGGCATCCCGAATGGAACATCGCCTCCGACGTCGACAAGCCGCTGGCGCAGGAGACGCGGCGCAAGCTCTACGACATGGCGATCGCCGAGAAGATGCCGATCCAGGCCTTTCACGCCGCCTTCCCCGGTCTCGTCCGGGTCGAGAAGGACAAGGACGGCGCAGGCTATCGCTGGATACCGTCGATCTGGAACGCCTCGCTCTAG
- the parE gene encoding DNA topoisomerase IV subunit B: protein MSKQLKTKGKDDLFDGNEPKARASAAKAAPRASGGEADYTAADIEVLEGLEPVRRRPGMYIGGTDEKALHHLFAEVIDNSMDEALAGHATFIGVELSADGFLTVTDNGRGIPIDPHPKFPKKSALEVIMCTLHSGGKFDSKVYETSGGLHGVGISVVNALSSRLEVEVARSQKLYRMSFERGHPKGKLEDLGKINNRRGTRVRFKPDTDIFGAKAAFKPQRLFKMTRSKAYLFGGVEIRWNCAPELLKGIEDVPAEATFHFPGGLKDYLAAAIHADTLVHPDIFSGKSGRNGAHGACEWAVAWTADADGFLSSYTNTVPTPDGGTHESGLRSALLRGLKDHAERVGQGKRASSITSEDVMVGAAVMLSVFVREPEFQGQTKDRLATAEAQRIVEQAMKDPFDHWLSGNPNMANRLLDFVIDRAEERLRRRQEKETARKTAGKKLRLPGKLADCTDAGTEGSELFIVEGDSAGGSAKQARDRKTQAVLPLRGKILNVASAGKDKLTANAQLSDLVQAIGCGQLLHYREEDLRYQRIIIMTDADVDGAHIASLLITFFYRQMPRLIDEGHLFLAVPPLYKLTHGSKSVYARDDAHKEALLKSEFNANAKVEVNRFKGLGEMMPAQLKETTMDPSKRTLLKVVLLADDRDTTADSVERLMGTKAEARFAFISDKAEFASEELLDV from the coding sequence ATGTCCAAGCAGTTGAAAACAAAAGGCAAAGACGATTTGTTTGACGGCAATGAGCCGAAAGCGCGTGCGAGCGCCGCGAAGGCGGCACCGCGCGCGAGCGGTGGCGAGGCCGATTACACCGCCGCCGACATCGAGGTGCTCGAAGGCCTGGAGCCGGTGCGGCGCCGGCCCGGCATGTATATCGGCGGCACCGACGAGAAGGCACTGCATCACCTCTTCGCCGAAGTCATCGACAACTCGATGGACGAGGCGCTGGCGGGACATGCGACCTTCATCGGCGTCGAGCTCAGTGCCGACGGGTTCCTGACCGTCACCGACAACGGCCGCGGCATCCCGATCGATCCGCATCCGAAGTTCCCGAAGAAGTCGGCGCTCGAAGTCATCATGTGCACGCTGCATTCGGGCGGCAAGTTCGACAGCAAGGTCTACGAGACTTCGGGCGGTTTGCACGGCGTCGGCATCTCCGTGGTGAACGCCCTCTCCTCGCGTCTCGAGGTCGAGGTCGCGCGCAGCCAGAAACTCTACCGCATGAGTTTCGAGCGCGGCCATCCCAAGGGCAAGCTCGAGGATCTCGGCAAGATCAACAACCGCCGCGGCACGCGCGTGCGCTTCAAGCCTGATACCGACATCTTCGGCGCCAAGGCCGCGTTCAAGCCGCAGCGCCTGTTCAAGATGACACGCTCCAAGGCCTATCTGTTCGGCGGCGTCGAGATTCGCTGGAACTGCGCACCCGAACTGCTCAAGGGTATCGAGGACGTTCCGGCGGAAGCCACATTCCACTTCCCCGGCGGCCTCAAGGACTATCTCGCCGCCGCGATCCACGCCGACACGCTGGTGCATCCCGACATCTTCTCCGGCAAGTCGGGCCGCAACGGCGCGCATGGCGCCTGCGAATGGGCCGTGGCCTGGACCGCCGATGCCGACGGCTTCCTGTCGTCCTACACCAACACGGTGCCGACACCGGACGGCGGCACGCACGAATCCGGCCTGCGCAGCGCGCTGCTGCGCGGCCTGAAGGATCACGCCGAGCGCGTCGGCCAGGGCAAGCGCGCCTCGTCCATCACGTCGGAAGACGTGATGGTGGGCGCGGCCGTGATGCTCTCGGTGTTCGTGCGCGAGCCGGAATTCCAGGGCCAGACCAAGGATCGTCTTGCCACCGCCGAGGCGCAGCGCATCGTCGAGCAGGCGATGAAGGATCCGTTCGACCATTGGCTGTCGGGCAATCCGAACATGGCCAACCGGCTGCTCGACTTCGTGATCGACCGCGCCGAGGAGCGGCTGCGCCGGCGACAGGAGAAAGAGACCGCGCGGAAAACCGCCGGCAAGAAGCTGCGCCTGCCCGGCAAGCTCGCCGATTGCACCGATGCCGGCACCGAGGGATCCGAGCTCTTCATCGTCGAGGGCGACTCGGCAGGCGGCAGCGCCAAGCAGGCGCGCGACCGCAAGACCCAGGCCGTGCTGCCGCTGCGCGGCAAGATCCTCAACGTCGCCTCCGCCGGCAAGGATAAGCTGACGGCGAATGCGCAGCTCTCCGATCTCGTGCAGGCGATCGGCTGCGGCCAGCTCTTGCATTATCGCGAAGAGGATCTGCGCTATCAGCGCATCATCATCATGACCGACGCCGACGTCGACGGAGCCCACATCGCTTCGCTGCTGATCACTTTCTTCTACCGGCAGATGCCCCGGCTGATCGACGAAGGCCATCTCTTCCTCGCGGTGCCGCCGCTCTACAAGCTGACGCACGGCTCGAAGTCGGTCTACGCCCGCGACGACGCGCACAAGGAAGCGCTGCTCAAAAGCGAGTTCAACGCCAACGCCAAGGTCGAGGTGAACCGCTTCAAAGG